Genomic window (Xenopus laevis strain J_2021 chromosome 3S, Xenopus_laevis_v10.1, whole genome shotgun sequence):
caaaggtcaggaacagataacgacacccaggaactatcaggaaatagacctacattgggcaatgagtgcAGTATAGGGGttttataggcagcctaatggcttacactgatcgcCAGATTGGTAACAGGTAAAACAAGCCATTCTTACTTGCAAAGACAAGGATAGCAAAAAGAGTGAACAGGACTGTAGCCTTCATAGGGCagaggtaatgcagacagcataAAAACACCAGGTCACTGGTTTGACTCCAGGCTGTTACCcattttaaaatatggaaaatgttAGCCCGTAtggcactgatccccaaccaggggcTTATGAGCATCATGTTGTCCTTCAGTCCATTGATGTTGCTTCTAGTGGCCTCACAGTAAGTGCCCATCTTGAAATGTCTggcttaaattcaagttttggagcCATAAAGACATATGCTTATTGCTCCAGGCTAGCAGTCCACAAAGGGATTAGCCTACTACAATCCTTATTTGGTATCCCCAAGGAATTTATTCCTGCTtgtgtggctcatggataaaaaaggttggaggcCCCTGCCCTATGGTGCACTTTAATGTGAAATTGTTGTCAGTAGACAATTATATCTTATCTTAAGCTTTACACAATAATCTTTGATGCACAATCATTTACAAATTTGCCTATGGCCCTTCTTATATCCTGATTTCTCAAGGTATAAATGATGGGGTTGAACAAGGGAGTGACTGAAGAGTACAGCAAGGAGAGGACCTTATTTGCATCCACTGAATGTTCTCCAGTTGGGACTATATATATTGTTGTCAATGTGCCATAATACATGGAGACAACAATCAAATGagagctgcaggtggagaaggctttttgtctcccgcGGTTTGAGGGAATCCGGAGGATGGTAAAAATTATGGCGCtataagtagcaataataaacATGAAAGGTGAAAGAACCACAGGCATAGACACAAGAGAAGTGACCAGTTTCACAGAGGAAGTGTCCGAGCATGAGAGTTCTATCACTGGAGCGATGTCACAATAGAAATGGTTAATGATGCTGGAATGACAGAATTGCAGTTTACGTAAGAATATATTAATGAGAAGGGCCAATGTGAAACCAGAGGTCCAACAGAATATTACAATGTGCAGTTGCAGTTTGGAAGTCAAAATAGAAGTATAGTGAAGGGGTCTACATATAGCCACATAGCGATCAAAAGACATGGCAGCCAAAAGCAAGCATTGAGCAATGGTGGAGACACCTAAGAGATAGAACTGGCTGATGCAGCCATTTACAGACATGGGCCCTCCTCCTACCAAAATGAGCCTTAGCATATTGGGAACAATATTGGAGGTGAACAAGACTTCAGACAAGGACAACtgagtgagaaaaaaatacataggAGAATGGAGACTCTTGCAGGTAGCAACCAAGATGATCACAAGAACATTACTCATTAATGCCATAATATAAACAATCAGAATCATGGCAAACAAGACAATTTTGAAGTTGTGAAGATCCCCAAACCCAACCAAATAAAGTTCAGTGATAAAGGTTCGATTATCTTGAAGCATTGCCTTGGAACAATTAATCAACAATAAACATATTCGGCACCCAGAGGTGAGCACTGTATGAATATTTGATCATAAATAAGACCCACAGAAACCAACTTTGTCCACGTTGCCGCATAATCTGTAGATTCTGTCCTTCATCCTACCAGATATCACAACATACAAACACGTTAGTCATTTTAAACCTGAACAAAAAACCTGATAATTGCCAAAAAAATGGtcagaaattgtaaaaaaataagttgAACCTTCCTTTTATCGTTAGACAATCCGTGGGTTCTAAATAAGAGTTGAACATAATGCATTTAATACTTGCTGATATAAGGCAATATTTTCTAGACGTCTGTTCTTGACCTGCGTATTGGAGGCTTTGCTGATAGGGTTTCCTGGAACACTTTTATTAGGTTCATTGACTCTTGGGGAACAAACTCCCAGAGCTCATTTAATAAAGCTTTGTTATCTTGAGACTAATTAAAAATTTCAAGCAGACAGGGATGTTAAAAACTAATGCAGAGatgctctccagttttcagtgtTCATTTGGGCTGGTAGGCTAAATTCAAGTTAAAAACGTCACTCAATACATAGTCATTGCTTCTTAGACTTAGAAGTGGTGAATAGTTCAATTTGAGTTCTAAAAGGGAAAGTacaatttcaaaatgtaaaaatttttttttttttttaaaccaattgaatttttactattccctagtctaagttcAAATCTGCCCTTCAGTGTTGACTGccccaccaggataccagaaaaactcccagtggcccaggtgtcagtgggcctcttgcttctaagcatttggtctatttcatggtcactATTTAGGGGACAAAAATTGCTTAATAGTGGAATATAGTAAGTAAATAGACTAGAATAAAAAGGTTGGGTGAGGAGGAATAATACTTTGTAAAGTGGGCCCATGGaccaaggttttctggtgggcatcCCAGGCCAACACTGTCTATAATTGGGAGAACTCGCATCTAGTGGaaggatcagtgtcggactgggataccaggggcccacccaaaaatcttagaccaggggcccacaaagAACATTTAGAGCAGGGAcccactcagtactattattcttcctctcctagctcaacctctatttatagttttacatactagaatatattattccatctatttagcctcattgtactcatagaaatggggaatggccatgaaataggccaaatgtttagcagcaggaggacccaccgggatttttcctggtatcctagtgggccagtccaacactgggaagGATTTCTTTTGCCCTTTAATTCAGAAACGGCTCTCTGGTTACTAGAGCAATTAACCTACAAAATGTAAAGCCATTTTGGCATTATGGTGGACTACTGTATTTGAACCCATAAATCCCACAACCCTTATTCATAGTAGTTTGGAAAAGTGTAAACATGTAACAAAGTATAAGGTCTCTCCATAAACCACATTAACATGGAAAGTCAAAAGTCAAGTTGGCGTTTCTCAATTTACAAAAACAGAGCAGTGAATATTTGCACCCTTATGTTTGTTGTGGCGTTCCCCCAATGGATTTTCCCCCTTTAAATCTCAAACTCACTTACAAGTTAATGGAAAcattcaaatattattttcctaGTTAACATTAAAGTTTCTTCCCATTGGAAAGTGGAGAGATATTCTTGTATGTGtgaatttccacaaaaaaaattaaaaacttgtgGTTTTGAGTTCTCTTAAATAAGCTAGTGTCTGAGGGGAAAATAGCCCAATGAAAGTCTCTTTTGTAGGCTCTCTTTCCCATATTTTGATATCAGCCTCCCCGTCTCACTAGAAACTAGGACTTTACTCCCAAGATTTATAGCAACCCAACGAGAGGTGTTCCATAGTTTGTAAACTGCATTAAGATTTTTGGTAAGCATTCCAAAAGTTCAGATGAGGTGTGACCTGAAATGTCCACATTCTACAGCAATGGTAAGGCAGATACTGGGTCTAGCTCAAACACATTACAGGATGATAGCCAGACCTTCATTTCAAGGAGATACAGGTAATGACCTGAGCCAACCATTGTTGTAAGTGCTGCAAATGTCATTTACCCTGTGAGGAAGGCAAAACTGATGTGATGGCAGATGCTATTAAGAGTATGGCCAATAAATAGTGGTGTCATTTTATAATCTTGTCGTGCCTTTGTATCACAAGACCCCAAACACCGGACAAAACCTTTGATCCCTCTCACCTAGCCAATACCATGTGCAGACCCAAGTTTGCAAGCGTTTCCTTATGCCTAAAGGCATCTATACAATACTAGAAACCTTTGACATTAACACTAGTATGAACAAGCTTGTCTGAATCTACAGAGGTCTCCCCTcactgacatttatattataatgtcAGTTAAAAGCCTTTGTCCCTCAGAAGACTAGGTCTGCATGGAATTAAACCATCATGCATTTGTCTATAGagtaccttttaaaaaaaaaaaaataaatgtgtgactAAGAGGCCATTGATTTCTACCACCATGGTTTGGTGTCCATTTTAGACAAGGTCTCATTCAGATTATAAAATTCAGACCCCACCTCCATTAGAGTTAGATTTGGGATACAAACATGTAAGAGTATCTTGCAAAGTAAGAGGCAGTAACAGATTAAAACCAGTGACCCTCAGATAGAAGTAAGTGAGCTACAGGTTTCTCACCAACCCTTGGACGTTGCTTCCAGTGGTCTAAAAGtagtttcctttttaaattaCTGGGTTGGAGgaaaaagttttggttgcatataacACAAGTGTACTACCAGTTGTGCTACCAAGTGGTAAGTCACAGCCCATATAATGCACAAGCCAGGAGCATTTTACTGCTTGTGTTGCTCAGCTTTTTCATGTTAAGAAAACCCAAAACCCATTTAAATGATCAGAAGACAGTCTTAGATGTTGATACTtttggtctttatttctggatAGTGGATATATATTGCTTCCTTTTAGCAAGCTTAGTGGCAATGACAGCAATACAGGCAGCTAGCAGGACAAGTCCCAGAGAACCCAATGCCAACAGCTCCCACAGTTCCAAGGTCTTTCCTTCCAGTTCCTGCTTTACAGCTTGTGTTTTGGTTTGTTCAGGTACAACC
Coding sequences:
- the LOC121402054 gene encoding olfactory receptor 11A1-like, which gives rise to MLQDNRTFITELYLVGFGDLHNFKIVLFAMILIVYIMALMSNVLVIILVATCKSLHSPMYFFLTQLSLSEVLFTSNIVPNMLRLILVGGGPMSVNGCISQFYLLGVSTIAQCLLLAAMSFDRYVAICRPLHYTSILTSKLQLHIVIFCWTSGFTLALLINIFLRKLQFCHSSIINHFYCDIAPVIELSCSDTSSVKLVTSLVSMPVVLSPFMFIIATYSAIIFTILRIPSNRGRQKAFSTCSSHLIVVSMYYGTLTTIYIVPTGEHSVDANKVLSLLYSSVTPLFNPIIYTLRNQDIRRAIGKFVNDCASKIIV